atactatctatatatacttataagtaGAGTATGTTAAATCGAATCGAAGGTCACTGACACCAATTCTGTCAAACCTCTGATTTTTTAGGAAAATTTTGAGAGTCTCCGCATATGTTAGaagaaaggaaaacatcgttcaCCTTATAATCAATAGAAGGAATGAATGTTTATTGTCAGCGATACGTTTTACGTAGAATGTTCTAGATGTTTTTTTCCCATTTATGGTGCCATTTATGGAAAgatcattttaatttcttataaatacaataaaaaagccgatatggcccagtggttagaacgcgtgcttcttaaccgataattacgggttcaaaccaccACCGgaacaagcaccactgaattttcatgtgctcggcggtgaaggaaaacatggtgaggaaacttgaatgtgtctaatttcaacgaaattctgccacatgtgttggTGGataccaatccgcattggagcagcgtggtggaatatactccaagccttcttctcaaagggagaggaagccttagcccagcagtgggaaatttacaggctgttaatgaatgtaatgtaaacaataaaaaaccttttaataatCAGTCTATTTATTTCGACAACTTCACTAAACTTACaacaatcaaaacattttaactaattcataaaattaatttaaaaataagctcCATATCCGCCACAGCCGATGCCGTTGTACCCGTATCCAGGGCCAACAAGACCAGCTTCATAAGCCAATGGTCCACCAAGTCCATTGTAGCCCAAAGGCCCAAGACCGTTATAACCGAAATCTTCATTCAGTATTCCAACATTACCATTACCGCAACCATAGTTGATGGTACCAGCACCGAGAGTTGGTAGAGCACCTTCCAAAGCTACAGCTCCTAAGAATGGCAGGACACCAGTAACGGCTAGAGGTCCTTCATAAGCGTTTTCAGACGTCACGGTGACACCAGTTGGGGCGATTGGAGAAGCACTGGTAATCGTGAAGCCACCACCGCTAGATGGCACAAATGGAGAGAAGGCTCCGCATTCAGCAGCAGCGATTGGACCAGCAGCCCAAGGTGCTGCAAACGGAGCTCCAGCAGCATAAGCATTCAGACCAAGGCTATTGTACGGTCCAATGCACTGAGCAGATATACTCTATAAACAATGAAaagagtaaattaattattttaaatgtgaaattactgttttcgcatttaaaacgtgaattttatgcaaataatcTTACCTGTACAGCGATGAAGCAAACGCATGCAAGGAGAGCTATTTTGTTTGCCATTTTGATTAGGATTTCCTATTTTCTATCGTTGTTTTAAACGATGGTTGTATTTGAATGATGTCTAGATTTAATCATATggcttttatatacaataattacgttatcaattatgtaaattttattatagttgagAAAGTATTCAACATAATTTCCTATCGTgttgttacgattttatttcattgtgtcaatatgattaaaatttttatacaatattttatcaatgaataagcaataattaaattccaaacataaaaattacgaaaaatgTAATCTTTATGCGTATTATAACAGAGTTGGCTCGAGGGTTAGTGATAAGGATCTACGAGGAAAATCCCATCCTttgcttaaacaaaaatattacatacaaaatctTAGATAATGCTGTAtccatagaaataaaaaatcggCTTGAGTTAAATATTCGCAAATTGGTCTTTAAAGCTCTCGTCTatacattaaaaacttatttgtaaaACCTCTTTGCGTTCTTGTCGAAACGAAATTTGATCACAGTTAAGAATTAAGTGTCAGCTAATAATAATTCTCTGGATTTGGATATACTACCTACACTGAcaaacgataataaaataaatcaaataaaagtttgcagtttatatatctaataaacttttaaataccttttaaaaATGCATGCAAGTTACACGAACTTTTATTACTTGGCAATAGCGCATCGTgactgttctttttttttttatttaatttacaacatgcACGAGCTCACAATTGCCAgtgcctttttttaaattctatttttatacatttcggcgttttatattgtatatttttaatggatatCAGCatatcttcgctggacttcaagCTTGTCGTCATCTTGGAGACGTGGGCCACaccgactttttttttttgtttttaatatgaagCCTGTTCGGGTAGGCACCAAGCAATCAATGTACCTATTTTCTGcagccaaacagaaatacttagtattattgtgtcgACGGGTAAATGGactagtttagtttagttaattttagtttaattggcTAAAggtacatcttagttcctaaggatGTTgttgtaatggttaatatttcgtacggcaccattgtctatgagcgttggataccacttaccatcagataaccCAGTTGCCAGTATACCTACCTAtcgaaattaacaaataatatatgtatgataattaacgaatattaattacagtcgaaataatatttataattccttaTCGACTTTATCGTATttgtaaatttacttaaatgacAAACAGCaattatgttacaaaattatttaatttaaaaccgtATTATTATCACGTTCAAATTATTATGACATAGATTATTGGCTGAaaagtttagttaaatataaccTATAAAGGGCAAAGTTTTGTGTCACGGAGTATATCAGTGTTGCAGACGAACGTGGAGCCATGTCCCGCCTAGTTACCTTCTTGCTTTGTTTCCAAGCATTATTaattcaagtaaatattatttttataaatattattattttttatagtaataggGTTCTCTGTATCCCGTGAACAACTCTTATAAATGCCCGTATAAATGGGGCCAATCAGGGCGTCATGACAGCATGCGCAAGCAATCCCGTGGCGTGCCCCGAATTGACGGAGTGTATGTCTCTGGTTTTTTCGTGGGCATTTCGGTGTGCAAGGCGAACTAAGGCACACTTGGCCATTTTAGACATTAGCGAGTTCCACATACATTCCTGCTTAATCTAATGGAAATGCGTAAGAGTGAAGATATAAAAGGGGTAGGCAGAcaaataagccacctgatgggTAAGGACCCAGAGCCAGACATTGGtattgaaatattaactacAGGATAACCCATTGGCAATGTTCCTTACATTGCCAGTGGGTCAACCTGTAgtaatgggtaatatttcttccagcgccagtgtctatgggtaGCGGTGACCAATTACTGTCAGCTGGCCCACTTGCCATTCtgtctacatattataaataaataaaaaatacttataagaaatgtatttgtattttgatttaaattattttggagGCATTGCTTATGTCTCATGTgatcctaataataataattttatgtacttttttcAGAATGCCTACACTCAGTGTATAGGTGCTGGATATGGCCTTGGATATGGAGGAGTAGGACCTGGATATGGTCCAGCCGTTGCTGGCTTAGCTCCAGGATACGGTCTTGGTCCATACGGCTACGGAGGCCCAGAAGTTTACGGACCAATTGTACCTGATGTCGTTGCATCGTATGGAGGTGCTGGTATCGGTGATGTTGCTGTTTCTGGTGAAATGCCAGTCGCTGGTACTACATTCGTTGCTGGACAAGTGCCGATCCTAGGTCTCGTGCACTTCGCTGGTGAGCTGCCAGCCGCTGGTATCGTCACCGTAGCTGGCAATTGCGGTTGTGGTTGTGGCAATGgaccatatatttattaaatatataaacttatatatttagattgttattaatgtcttaaaatattataataaagtattttttttaatattttaatatttaattattcttcccTTTAAAATACCCTTTAAAAAATTTCTTGTTACACACATTAAATGTGCGCGCTAGCTCAAGCGCTTTAAGGTGGCTTAAAGTTCAGTTGCAAAATTCGAGACATTCATGAAGAGATAGAATATCCTACGATATTGAAAAGagtttttgacttttgactttatCAATGGTATAAGGGCTAGCAGCGAACAGAGTCTCAGTTTTGGTTCTAACTCCAAGACCAAAGACTTTATCCTGCTCACCTCTAACATAAGCTTAGGATGGAGTGCAGAGGAAGGTAGGAATTTTAGTGGCTCATTGTTACCACAGCTTCGCTTGGCATTTAGTGGTCATAaggtgtaattttatatttttatcagacGTGTTGTCTTTACTTGACTTTAGCGTATCTATCTttaactagtattttttttgtgtgcTCTCTTATTTTACCAGATagcatcacaatttaaatttaaagaaagtaGCCTTTGTCTTGAGTTCAATTTTATGaagtaaatttcatcaaattcggtgcaGTCGTTTGGCCGTGGAAGAGGAACTGATACACAGACAGAGTTACGTTGGTATTTATAGTGCTAGTAAAAATGACAAGAGAGTAGACATTGATAATgttgtccaaaaaaaaaatcgcttcaTACTTTCTTAATGTTGTGATTCAAAaggatttaatgtttataaagatttattaccatttattcatttgtaattcAACTATGACGTCACCACCATGATGTGATGGCGATGATGAAATAACTGGTCTACCTAACCTTTAAAGGTTGAAGGATTAAACTAATACGGGAAggggtacttttttattttagtgttatatttgtatcagaCATGTTGTCCGTGCCTTAagcgtttacattttttttacattaacagcctgtaaatttcatactgctgggctaaggcctcctcctttgaggagaaggtttggagcatattccaatgcggcttggtggaatacacatgcggcaaaatttcattgaaattagacacatgcaggttccctcacgatgtttttcttcgccaccgagcacgagatgaattataaatacaaattaagcacatggaaattcagtggtgcttggttCGATCCcaaaatcatctgttaagatgcacgcgttctaaccactgggccatctcggctctagcgtatctatctttaatttgtatttttttgtgtgcTCTCATTTTTACCAGACAACATCACAATTGAAATTTGAAGGTGAGTTATTTTTCTTCTTGGGATTCTGTATTCCAAGAATAATCTGAATAGTATTCGGCCAGTGTGTTACGATTTTCAGGTTATTGTCCAGATTCTCCTTGgtagtttttttatggcattgattggcggacgagcatatgatgatgatgatacctgatggtaagtggtcaccaccgcccatagactaaggcgctgtaagaaatattaaccattccttaaaacacctatgcgccaccaaccttggaaactaagatgttatgtcccttgtgcttgtaattacactggctcactcacccttctaaccgcaactcaacaatacagagtactgttatttggcggtagaatatctgatgagtgggtggtacctacccagacgggcttgcacaaagccctaccaccaagtaagttgtAGTTGCCATTTATGCCCTCCAGTATTGGAAAATCATATCATTGTAAACCGATATcgtaacaaaatatgtaaaattatacaagatttttttaaacttaatcatTTCGTCTATATTTGAAAGTGGGTAATTTTTGTTGTCCGTCAAAGGACTTAATGAGCTCATTTCGAAACTAtatcggtatatttttttatctgtcgcTCGTGGATTTGCTTACATGCaaaagttggtgacgcattggtgatgtaactaatggttaattaaatgttttacacatacaaacaaatgGCTGAATTACCTATCCGCCTACCAATACTATAAAAAGTAGTAATTCGCTGACCTGTAAGattaacgtattattattaacgtaacGTCTCAGATTcaattttgatgattattttttgcAGTCTTGTCAGTTCTTTTAAAATGTCGGACTAATTTTATCTTTAGACTTTGCTGAAGAACTGTTACAATACGTTTATTGTAACAGTTTATATTCAAGCATTACTACCGGGATGGAACCCAAGTAAGCTTCAAGGCAAAGTGCTCACCtacgtttttaaattagttgTTGAGCCACTAcgaaaaactatatataaagaaCATACGAGTATAATCTTGCTAAATAACttagaattattaatagatatgagTACTTGAATTCGATAGCAATCTTtccaataaaactaaatttaaaaaaaaaaagttaacaatgtCCCAATTTAAGGATTAACTAATTACTAGTATTACTATTAACCCCACAAATAAGTCTTAAGCTTGTGCTGAGAGCGGGGACGACCAGCGATCATCTCAGTCCCAAGGTATGTAACCTAGGGACTGAGATGATCGCTGACATCGGCTGAGATCAGTGGCagttacaaataacaaaaatgttacaaatatatattttttgttattgtttttaaagaaataattgtaaaatatgacaATATAGTTCCTCTCAGGTCTGAGATGTTTCTTTCCAAATCGCCGATAatgtttgacaatcaataagtaagtgtaacgcttctataaagagcgtactctttcctgaaaggccggcaacgcacctgcaagccccccggtgttgcagatgtccatgggcggtggtagtcactttccatcaggtgagcctcctgctcgtttgccaccttttgacataaaaaaaaaatattgaataaataattttaactatgaCTTTGTCATTGTTAGttcaataacataatatatatcttctATATCTTTAAAAGATCATCGTTTCTTGAACACACATCACGCTGAATTATTTCTGAAATTTGTACCAACGTGTTTCCGAGAGGTTTTTTTAGATAAACATTATCAAACAGCATAGTTCAACGTATAACGTagcctatatacatatattatgccctgtagataatatataatctgGCGAGTACTTCAAGGGGGGGTTGGCTCAGGAAAAATACCGCTATATGTTTTTCTCTTAAGGTGGAATCAGACGGTtaattttatgttcattttCGTGCTTCATTTTGCATCTTTCTCTCAAAGTGACACGTCTAAACACAAAGTGAAACAAAAGTGCCGAATGAATTCATTAGTGAACTGATCCAACGACGTTGGATCGGTTCATTCGGCATCTTTCATTCCCACTCCGAATGAACGAAAAATGAACAGTCTGAACTCAGAGTGAACGTTCACTCGGATTCGGCCACTTTGTCTCGAACGGTGTAGCAGACGGTCGGTACGTCAAACGTCGCGGCAAAATGGTCTTCAAGTGGAACGATAAGAATACGTTGCTGTTTTTGGAGAATTTTAAGAATTACCAATGCCTTTGGAACCACAATCTTGGAATACAAAGACAGAACTTTGGAATACAAAGACAGAACAATAATGGCAAACTCTATTAAATCTCTAATTAGTGATTTAAATTAGAGGTTACTGAAACTACGGATGAATGTTCTTTTTTACGTCATTCCATCTAAGCCGTGTGAACATggaatgaaagaaaaatgaatAATTCACTCAAAAGAACATTCACTCGAATGAACCGTCTGATATCACCTTATAGTGCTTTTCATACTACACATTTTAGGGCACTTCCACACCTTGGGGAcacaatattgttgttttttttttaatatcgttaaATACATTTACCTATGCTCAACATTAGTCAAGAATTcctggatttaaaaaaaaaaataaaaaaatatttttttagtgagACCtatccaaacgggcttgcacaatgccctaccatcaagtatatcatatataatgttaaaattgttGCAAGAATGGCTATTTCTATGAGTACTGACTCCAAAGATAATCTTtggttaaataacaattattttgtatattgacCTCACAAACTTTTCTTtagatttattgaatatataattttaaaatttgtgaacTAAGAGATATTCATATGTGTACAAAAAGGtttcaataaaatcaacaaaatacttaaattgaacatatttttttattatttaatacttaatatattaataatagggACCAACAATACCACCATAACCATAGGGACCTAC
This genomic interval from Vanessa atalanta chromosome 27, ilVanAtal1.2, whole genome shotgun sequence contains the following:
- the LOC125074328 gene encoding chorion class B protein PC10-like, whose translation is MANKIALLACVCFIAVQSISAQCIGPYNSLGLNAYAAGAPFAAPWAAGPIAAAECGAFSPFVPSSGGGFTITSASPIAPTGVTVTSENAYEGPLAVTGVLPFLGAVALEGALPTLGAGTINYGCGNGNVGILNEDFGYNGLGPLGYNGLGGPLAYEAGLVGPGYGYNGIGCGGYGAYF
- the LOC125074336 gene encoding chorion class CA protein ERA.2-like, which produces MSRLVTFLLCFQALLIQNAYTQCIGAGYGLGYGGVGPGYGPAVAGLAPGYGLGPYGYGGPEVYGPIVPDVVASYGGAGIGDVAVSGEMPVAGTTFVAGQVPILGLVHFAGELPAAGIVTVAGNCGCGCGNGPYIY